The following are encoded together in the Desulfovibrio desulfuricans DSM 642 genome:
- the fliM gene encoding flagellar motor switch protein FliM, translating to MNKVLAQDEVDALLRGLSGGEIENETETQEDDSGIVSFDLANQDRIIRGRMPVLEIVNDRFSRLCTNALSNSVRKRVELNPISIDMTKFGEFMRSLPVPTSINIFKMDPLRGNAIMVVDSRLVFALVENVFGGAGSQPKVEGREFTRIEQAVVDKIVKIALENMEESWRPVHDVKLELVRSEINPQFAAIVPPSDVVVVITFEVELDTALGSMIICLPYATIEPIRSKLHASFQTERLEVDHAWVARLKERLLETPVEMKVHFGRTTITGNQLLRMQVGDIIVLDTDHEDMLNCTVAGVTKYQGLPGTIKAMKAFQIIKENEPQYT from the coding sequence ATGAACAAAGTTCTGGCGCAAGACGAAGTTGATGCCCTGCTGCGCGGGCTTTCCGGCGGGGAAATCGAAAACGAAACGGAAACGCAGGAAGACGATTCCGGCATTGTGTCTTTTGACCTTGCCAATCAGGATCGCATCATCCGCGGGCGCATGCCCGTGCTTGAAATCGTTAACGACCGTTTTTCGCGGCTTTGCACCAACGCCCTTTCAAACTCTGTGCGCAAGCGCGTGGAGCTGAACCCCATATCCATTGATATGACCAAGTTCGGCGAGTTCATGCGCTCGCTGCCGGTGCCAACCTCCATCAATATTTTCAAAATGGATCCCCTGCGCGGCAATGCCATCATGGTTGTTGATTCGCGTCTGGTATTTGCTTTGGTGGAAAACGTGTTTGGCGGCGCGGGCTCCCAGCCCAAGGTTGAGGGCCGCGAATTCACGCGCATTGAACAGGCCGTGGTAGACAAGATTGTCAAAATCGCGCTGGAAAACATGGAAGAATCCTGGCGGCCAGTACATGACGTAAAGCTTGAGCTGGTGCGCAGCGAAATCAATCCGCAGTTCGCCGCCATTGTGCCCCCAAGCGATGTTGTGGTGGTCATCACATTTGAAGTTGAGCTGGACACGGCGCTCGGCTCCATGATCATCTGCTTGCCCTACGCCACCATTGAACCCATTCGTTCCAAGCTGCATGCGAGCTTTCAGACCGAACGCCTCGAAGTTGACCACGCATGGGTGGCGCGCCTTAAAGAGCGCCTGCTGGAAACCCCAGTGGAAATGAAGGTGCATTTTGGCCGCACCACCATCACTGGCAACCAGTTGCTGCGCATGCAGGTGGGCGACATTATCGTGCTTGATACCGACCACGAAGACATGCTCAACTGCACGGTCG
- a CDS encoding vitamin B12-dependent ribonucleotide reductase: protein MLTMPKNLPQPQLKPNTEVVLQKRYLRKDLSGKQVETPRDLFWRVASCIAAEEAKYNQSTCKGDVLARDFYDLMTSWKFLPNSPTLMNAGTDLGQLSACFVLPVGDSIEEIFDAVKYAAMIHKSGGGTGFSFSRLRPKDSRVGSTGGVASGPVSFLRIFNTATEQVKQGGTRRGANMGILRVDHPDILEFIRAKEKEGEFNNFNLSVGLTEVFMRAVENDEHYDLVAPNSGEVINRLRAREIFELLVKKAWQSGDPGIVFLDRINRDNPTPDQGEIESTNPCGEQPLLPYEACNLGSINLSCFYVPGHNDAADPARECIDWAELKRVVHLSVRFLDNVIDASRFPLDSITETVRRNRKIGLGVMGFADLLYQLEMAYDSQQGLELGERIMAFIQEEGHKASAQLAVERGAFPAYATSVYAKKKLGPYRNATVTTIAPTGTLSIIAGCSSGVEPLFALCFTRNILDGERLVEVNPHFETALADAGLFSHELMDAVVAKGSIQEMDYLPAKLRKVFVTAMDIAPVWHLRMQAAFQRHTDNAVSKTVNLTNSATEQDIFDIYWLAYQEGCKGVTVYRDGCKSIQVLATGEGQKKMDGESGAESAQSGLSAAQVGAGVRKRPDIVWGFTQKVPTGLGVMYLTVNEVDGQPFEVFATIGKSGRSITAKAEAIGRLVSLALRSGVHVRDVVAQIKGIGGEHPVFRGKGLLLSIPDAIAWVLERRYLKDEHIGDVNDLQAQNCPECGEPLVFQEGCLICPGCGFSRCG from the coding sequence ATGCTCACAATGCCCAAGAATTTGCCGCAGCCACAGTTGAAGCCCAATACGGAAGTTGTTCTGCAAAAGCGCTATCTGCGCAAGGATCTGAGCGGCAAGCAGGTGGAAACCCCGCGTGATCTTTTCTGGCGGGTGGCATCTTGCATTGCCGCCGAGGAAGCCAAGTACAACCAGTCCACCTGCAAGGGCGATGTGCTGGCGCGCGATTTCTATGACCTCATGACCAGCTGGAAGTTTTTGCCCAATTCGCCCACGCTCATGAATGCGGGCACTGATCTGGGGCAGCTTTCGGCCTGCTTTGTGCTGCCGGTGGGCGACTCCATTGAAGAAATTTTTGACGCGGTCAAATACGCGGCCATGATCCACAAGTCTGGCGGCGGCACGGGATTTTCCTTTTCGCGTCTGCGCCCCAAGGATAGCCGCGTGGGTTCCACCGGGGGCGTTGCCTCTGGCCCGGTATCCTTTTTGCGCATCTTCAACACCGCCACAGAGCAGGTGAAGCAGGGCGGCACGAGGCGCGGGGCCAATATGGGCATTCTGCGCGTGGATCACCCTGACATCCTTGAATTTATTCGCGCCAAGGAAAAAGAGGGCGAGTTTAATAACTTCAATCTTTCCGTGGGCTTGACAGAAGTCTTCATGCGCGCCGTGGAAAACGATGAGCATTACGACCTTGTGGCTCCCAATTCCGGCGAAGTTATCAACCGCCTGCGCGCGCGTGAGATTTTTGAGCTGCTGGTCAAAAAGGCCTGGCAGTCCGGCGATCCGGGCATTGTGTTTCTTGACCGCATCAACCGCGACAATCCTACGCCTGACCAGGGCGAGATAGAATCTACCAACCCCTGCGGCGAACAGCCCCTGCTGCCCTACGAGGCTTGCAATCTGGGTTCCATCAACCTTTCGTGTTTTTATGTTCCCGGTCACAACGATGCGGCTGATCCGGCCCGCGAGTGCATTGACTGGGCCGAACTCAAGCGCGTGGTGCACCTGTCCGTGCGCTTTCTCGACAACGTCATTGATGCCTCGCGTTTTCCGCTGGACAGCATCACTGAAACCGTGCGCAGGAACCGCAAGATCGGCCTTGGCGTCATGGGTTTTGCCGATCTGCTCTATCAGCTTGAAATGGCCTATGATTCGCAGCAGGGCCTTGAGCTTGGCGAGCGCATCATGGCCTTTATTCAGGAAGAGGGGCACAAGGCCTCGGCCCAGCTGGCTGTGGAACGCGGCGCTTTCCCTGCCTACGCCACGTCCGTGTACGCCAAAAAGAAGCTTGGCCCCTACCGCAACGCCACGGTAACCACCATTGCGCCCACGGGGACGCTTTCCATCATCGCGGGCTGCTCCTCCGGCGTGGAGCCGCTGTTTGCCCTGTGCTTTACCCGCAACATCCTTGACGGCGAGCGCCTTGTGGAGGTGAACCCCCATTTTGAGACGGCCCTTGCCGATGCCGGGCTGTTCAGCCATGAGCTTATGGATGCGGTGGTGGCCAAGGGGTCCATTCAGGAAATGGACTACCTGCCCGCCAAGCTGCGCAAGGTCTTTGTTACGGCTATGGATATCGCCCCTGTGTGGCATTTGCGCATGCAGGCGGCCTTTCAGCGCCATACCGACAATGCCGTTTCCAAAACCGTGAACCTGACCAACAGCGCAACGGAACAGGATATTTTTGATATTTACTGGCTGGCCTATCAGGAAGGCTGCAAGGGCGTGACTGTGTACCGTGACGGCTGCAAAAGCATCCAGGTGCTGGCCACGGGCGAAGGGCAAAAGAAAATGGACGGCGAAAGCGGCGCTGAGTCTGCGCAGTCTGGCCTGTCTGCTGCCCAGGTCGGCGCGGGTGTGCGCAAGCGGCCCGACATTGTGTGGGGCTTCACGCAGAAGGTGCCCACCGGGCTTGGCGTGATGTACCTCACCGTCAACGAGGTTGACGGGCAGCCCTTTGAGGTTTTTGCCACCATAGGCAAGTCTGGCCGCTCCATCACGGCCAAGGCCGAGGCCATTGGCCGCCTGGTGTCGCTGGCCTTGCGCTCCGGCGTGCACGTGCGCGATGTTGTGGCCCAGATCAAGGGCATCGGCGGCGAGCACCCCGTGTTTCGCGGCAAGGGGCTGTTGCTTTCCATCCCCGATGCCATCGCCTGGGTGCTGGAAAGGCGCTATCTCAAGGATGAGCACATCGGCGACGTCAACGACCTGCAAGCCCAGAACTGCCCTGAATGCGGCGAACCGCTGGTATTTCAGGAAGGCTGCCTTATCTGCCCTGGCTGCGGTTTTTCGCGTTGCGGGTAA
- a CDS encoding small ribosomal subunit Rsm22 family protein, translating to MSAKDDSFNDSDRRSRRSGEGTSQPRRQSPRRPDDRPVRRDGADGRFAGRDDRNAGRQDDRRDNRRDGRASDRRDDRPGSRPNSRPGSRPSRGQDERRDARRDGRREDHRDNRRDDRRPTDRPADRRDDRRQDGRSPSAPRDRYGRPALRPEKREGDRDVASSGQRNFERQNQRPTARSFESGAWPAARALFPPLSAEIQRILDMLPEALTKVWPLNTAHKRSLPDDVAQLSRLLTTERAGLARPYWSSPASISAYLYYFLPWNLVRLTRLLTSLPLADPRTVAPQGGEALLVDVGSGPLTLPLALWMARPEWRSAPVRVLALDTSSQPLELGKTLMEVLGELTGQPVWPVRVARAPLDQVVRQTAPLLSGGRARPWLVSAANVLNELRFGKKRSRGASAIEDEDEFDSLDAEDMDIDGNPAAGEADGEKPEGCREDRLDSFLESLSPLFDHADLRGGATAGSPSPVGPSLLFVEPGTRLGGSTIMRLRQLAVDGGLTALAPCTHQADCPLLRGQGGRTWCHFTFGSEGAPLWLEDLSQASGLGKSGLSLSPLLLAAMPEAEAQTSGSLAARVLSAPFLVPGLAGRARYACSGKGILLLENAECLASGDELTVSIAAGGPRDRKSGALQVSPPAQQGGAPRPERRPGADEQGRRPAPYNRDNREGGRDGTRDSTREGNRPAGKGYPERPSRAPQGDRSQGDDRRGQGGRPPRPQGTDRPQRDDRSGRDDRRGRDDRPDWKGRQDRQGQPERSNRSDRSERSDRPDRPNRQDRQDRNNRQDRPGGQDRKGRGGSSDNRSGDRRPGDKRSGKPTGPRRNKR from the coding sequence ATGTCCGCGAAAGACGATTCTTTTAACGATTCCGATCGGCGTAGCCGCCGTTCTGGCGAGGGCACCAGCCAGCCCCGCCGCCAGTCCCCGCGCAGACCTGACGACAGGCCCGTGCGGCGCGATGGCGCGGACGGCAGATTTGCTGGACGCGATGACCGTAACGCTGGCCGTCAGGACGACCGCCGGGATAACCGCCGGGACGGGCGTGCTTCTGACCGCCGTGACGACAGGCCCGGCAGCCGTCCCAATAGCCGGCCTGGCAGCCGTCCCTCAAGGGGGCAGGATGAACGCCGTGATGCACGGCGTGATGGGAGGCGAGAAGACCACCGCGACAATCGCCGTGACGACCGACGTCCCACTGACCGCCCCGCTGATCGGCGTGACGACCGCCGTCAGGATGGACGTTCGCCAAGCGCACCCAGGGACCGCTACGGCAGGCCTGCACTCCGGCCTGAGAAGCGCGAGGGCGACAGGGACGTTGCTTCTTCCGGGCAGCGCAACTTCGAGCGCCAGAATCAGCGCCCCACAGCGCGTTCTTTTGAATCGGGGGCATGGCCTGCCGCCAGAGCGCTGTTTCCGCCGCTTTCGGCTGAAATCCAGCGTATCCTGGATATGCTGCCCGAAGCCCTGACCAAGGTGTGGCCGCTCAATACGGCCCACAAGCGTTCGCTGCCCGATGATGTGGCCCAACTTTCGCGCCTTCTGACCACAGAACGCGCAGGGCTGGCGCGTCCGTACTGGAGTTCCCCGGCCTCCATCAGCGCCTATCTGTATTATTTTCTTCCCTGGAATCTCGTGCGCCTCACGCGCCTGCTGACAAGCCTGCCCCTGGCCGACCCCCGCACGGTGGCTCCGCAAGGTGGCGAGGCCCTGCTGGTGGACGTGGGCTCAGGCCCGCTGACCCTGCCGCTGGCCCTCTGGATGGCAAGGCCTGAATGGCGCAGTGCCCCAGTGCGGGTGCTGGCGCTGGATACCTCGTCGCAGCCGCTTGAACTGGGCAAAACCCTTATGGAAGTTCTGGGCGAGCTGACGGGCCAGCCCGTATGGCCTGTGCGCGTGGCCCGCGCGCCTCTTGATCAGGTTGTGCGGCAGACCGCCCCTCTGCTTTCTGGCGGGCGGGCGCGCCCGTGGCTGGTCAGCGCCGCCAACGTGCTCAACGAACTGCGTTTTGGCAAAAAGCGTTCACGCGGCGCAAGCGCCATAGAAGACGAGGACGAATTTGATTCGCTGGACGCCGAGGACATGGATATTGACGGCAATCCAGCTGCGGGCGAGGCCGATGGTGAAAAGCCCGAAGGCTGCCGCGAGGATCGGCTCGACAGCTTCCTTGAATCCCTGTCGCCGCTCTTTGACCATGCGGACTTGCGTGGCGGTGCCACTGCGGGCAGCCCATCCCCTGTTGGGCCTTCCCTGCTGTTTGTGGAACCCGGTACGCGCCTTGGCGGCTCCACCATCATGCGTTTGCGCCAGCTTGCCGTTGACGGCGGGCTGACGGCCCTTGCGCCCTGTACACATCAGGCTGATTGCCCATTGCTGCGCGGTCAGGGCGGGCGCACATGGTGCCACTTTACCTTTGGCAGCGAAGGCGCGCCTTTGTGGCTTGAAGACCTGTCGCAGGCTTCGGGTCTTGGCAAAAGCGGCCTGAGCCTCTCTCCCCTGTTGCTTGCCGCCATGCCCGAGGCAGAAGCGCAAACGTCCGGTTCCCTGGCCGCCAGGGTGCTTTCCGCCCCCTTTTTGGTGCCGGGTCTGGCGGGCAGGGCGCGCTACGCCTGCTCTGGCAAGGGGATACTGCTGCTGGAAAATGCCGAGTGTCTGGCCTCTGGTGATGAACTGACTGTTTCCATTGCCGCTGGCGGGCCACGCGACCGCAAAAGCGGCGCCCTGCAGGTGAGCCCTCCGGCGCAGCAGGGAGGAGCCCCCCGGCCGGAGCGCCGCCCCGGTGCTGATGAACAAGGGCGCAGGCCCGCGCCATACAACAGGGACAATAGAGAAGGCGGCAGGGATGGAACCCGCGATAGCACCCGCGAAGGCAATAGGCCCGCAGGAAAGGGCTATCCAGAACGTCCGTCCCGCGCCCCGCAGGGCGACCGCAGTCAGGGAGACGACCGCAGAGGGCAGGGTGGACGTCCGCCCCGGCCTCAAGGCACTGACCGCCCTCAGCGTGATGATCGTTCAGGCAGGGATGACCGCCGTGGTCGTGACGACCGTCCGGACTGGAAAGGCCGCCAGGATCGGCAGGGCCAGCCCGAGCGTTCAAACCGTTCAGATCGGTCTGAACGCTCGGACAGGCCTGATCGGCCTAATCGTCAAGACCGTCAAGACCGCAACAACCGTCAGGACAGACCGGGCGGACAGGACAGAAAGGGCCGTGGAGGCTCTTCTGACAACCGTTCTGGCGACAGGCGGCCAGGCGACAAGCGCTCTGGCAAGCCCACTGGCCCGCGACGCAACAAGCGCTAG
- a CDS encoding ASKHA domain-containing protein, producing MQDKGQFDKPYSAFCQSNRRKPEECATLAFTGSVRHSWRMFVRLFSASDHAHADPCGAAPAAPAVTIAARPGQSLSQAIWLSGLVRPLPLCGGLGRCGRCRVRFVRHAPPCLPAEEDVFSAPQLEAGWRLACRRQVPAPDTSAAGGAAALDLELPPENLVLPAGAQATGHSSGHVITPPDLALAVDLGTTSLCWRALDMQGRAVAEGRTLNPQAGAGADVMSRLAVARAPEGRAVLAGLARRQLLGIMDSLAQSGAGRVTRLCLAANTAMTDIFLDRDVEGLCAAPYRLAHSGDETVALPGFPPLYVPPLPAPFVGGDVSAGLAALLEADVPRPFVLADLGTNGELALVTETGQLWLTSVPLGPALEGIGPECGHLAGPGVVTGFTLTPLGLAAQFYESASPDAENAADAARHHAAQGAVCPCPACQSANAGQNPEGLAAGPAAGAGVGSSGAVARGISATGYLSLLALLLRAGVLRDDGQFVANPVMPLARKLAAGLEQPNPAGEHPASGLPRSGARLRLPHGLWLAAADVEALLQVKAAFALALDALLRAADIPASNVAAVRLAGTLGEYVRPDDLETLGFVPAVLAPRIHAVGNTALDGAALLALHSKKIPPLARMCREAVVLPLVDEPNFHTDYLRRMRFGV from the coding sequence ATGCAAGATAAAGGCCAGTTTGACAAGCCGTACAGCGCCTTTTGCCAGAGCAACCGCCGAAAACCAGAGGAGTGCGCCACGCTTGCCTTTACCGGGTCTGTCAGGCACTCTTGGCGCATGTTTGTACGTCTTTTTTCGGCCAGTGACCATGCCCATGCAGACCCATGCGGCGCTGCTCCAGCCGCGCCAGCAGTGACTATTGCCGCAAGGCCGGGGCAAAGCCTTTCGCAGGCCATCTGGCTTTCGGGGCTGGTGCGCCCTTTGCCCCTGTGCGGCGGGCTTGGGCGTTGCGGGCGCTGCCGCGTGCGTTTTGTGCGCCATGCGCCGCCTTGCCTGCCTGCGGAGGAGGACGTTTTTTCCGCCCCGCAGCTGGAGGCTGGCTGGCGTCTGGCCTGCCGTCGTCAGGTGCCCGCCCCTGACACGTCTGCGGCGGGGGGCGCTGCCGCGCTTGATCTTGAGTTGCCGCCGGAGAATCTTGTTCTGCCTGCGGGAGCGCAAGCAACAGGGCATTCGTCCGGTCACGTCATAACGCCGCCGGATTTGGCTCTGGCTGTTGATCTTGGCACCACATCCCTGTGCTGGCGGGCGCTTGATATGCAGGGCCGGGCAGTGGCTGAGGGCCGTACGCTCAATCCTCAGGCCGGGGCCGGGGCGGATGTCATGTCGCGCCTTGCCGTGGCGCGCGCGCCAGAAGGGCGTGCCGTGCTGGCCGGGCTTGCCCGGCGGCAACTGCTGGGCATCATGGATTCGCTGGCGCAGTCGGGCGCGGGGCGGGTGACGCGGTTGTGTCTGGCTGCCAATACGGCCATGACGGATATTTTTCTTGATCGCGATGTGGAGGGCCTGTGCGCCGCTCCGTACAGGCTGGCGCACAGCGGCGATGAAACCGTTGCCCTGCCGGGTTTTCCACCTCTCTATGTACCGCCGCTGCCCGCGCCCTTTGTGGGCGGCGACGTGAGCGCGGGGCTGGCCGCCCTGCTGGAGGCGGATGTTCCCCGGCCCTTTGTGCTGGCCGACCTTGGCACCAACGGCGAACTTGCACTGGTAACCGAGACTGGACAGTTGTGGCTGACCAGCGTACCCCTTGGCCCGGCTCTGGAAGGTATTGGGCCTGAATGCGGCCATCTGGCTGGCCCCGGTGTGGTAACGGGCTTTACGCTCACGCCCTTGGGGCTTGCTGCGCAGTTTTATGAAAGCGCGTCCCCGGATGCAGAAAATGCAGCGGATGCGGCGCGTCACCATGCTGCGCAGGGCGCTGTTTGCCCCTGTCCTGCCTGCCAGAGCGCAAACGCGGGGCAGAACCCAGAAGGGCTTGCGGCAGGTCCTGCGGCTGGTGCTGGAGTTGGATCCTCGGGAGCTGTAGCGCGCGGCATAAGCGCCACAGGATATTTGTCCCTGCTGGCCTTGCTGCTGCGCGCGGGCGTTCTGCGCGATGACGGGCAGTTTGTGGCAAATCCGGTCATGCCATTGGCGCGCAAGCTGGCTGCCGGGCTGGAGCAACCCAATCCGGCAGGGGAACACCCGGCATCCGGCCTGCCCCGGTCAGGCGCGCGCCTGCGCCTGCCGCATGGCCTGTGGCTTGCCGCCGCTGATGTGGAGGCCCTGTTGCAGGTCAAGGCCGCCTTTGCTCTGGCTCTGGATGCGCTGCTGCGCGCGGCGGATATTCCTGCCAGCAATGTTGCGGCAGTACGTCTGGCTGGTACGCTGGGCGAATATGTCAGGCCGGACGACCTTGAAACTCTGGGCTTTGTTCCCGCTGTTCTGGCCCCGCGCATCCACGCCGTGGGCAATACTGCGCTGGACGGAGCCGCGCTGCTTGCGCTGCACAGCAAAAAAATTCCGCCTTTGGCCCGCATGTGCCGCGAGGCCGTGGTGCTTCCCCTTGTAGACGAACCGAATTTTCACACCGATTATCTGCGCCGTATGCGCTTTGGAGTATAA